TGGATTCTAAACCGGATGGTTAACATTAGTGTTAGTAATTGTTATAGAATATCACCAAAAGACAAGATTTATGTATTAAGAATCTGATTTGTGAAGATGGTGAGTATGATGTGTGAAGATTATATGGTAATATGAAAATGTATCAAATTTGTAAAGATTAGTATATGGTAATTATGAAAATCATATATTTGCTTGGATATTAGTTTTAATATATTGCATAATTAATGATTAATATTTTTACGTTTAAACAATATTACCCTTTTTGATGATATTATACCTTAATAATATCTGATAAATTTAAATCATGTCCACTGATATTTGAATTAATAGTTCACTTGAGTGTATTATCTgagaaagtattttttttatctagtgCAATCTTAACCATACTTGTTTTTTCTTAACTCTGTTTCCCTAAACCCTAAAACATAAAATGTGAACCTAAATCCCATAGGAAAAGGTAAGTCAAATTAAAAATGTGTTCGAATGGGTAGGGGTGGTAATTAATACcccaaaaatttatttataattaatgtcaattaCATTTATTTAGAGTTTAGGTGACCTATTACTACCGACAGTGGCTCCCTTTATGTAAATTCTAGTTATATTGACTTGTTGATATCTAATCTACCTATAAGAAACTCAAGACccaaatatttttttgaatCAAGTCACGTGCCTTCAAATAGCCCAAAATTCGACTCATTCAAAAGTAAACAAATGAAATAACCTAGGCTTCATTTGTCCACAAAAAGATAGTCATTTTGTGGAATTACATATTCTAATATGCAATTACTAAATTAtgaggaaaaatgaaaaataaagaaatgtctttaagtataataaaaattgatttttcacgagactaattttgatggacggacatacctaaaataaaaaaaaataagactatttttcatggatagATCATATTATTAGGCTTAGAAAAATATTCATATGGTTATAGTGCTTTTGGCTTTGGCTGTACATGGGATGTAGGAATTGAAGTAGTTTTTTAACTTTTGTTGTTGCTTTTTTTTTGGCAATTCTTGCCAGTTGTTTTATTATAAACCCATACTTAGGACCTTTTCtatgattttgaatttttttcctttattcataaaaattagttttttttatgtaagTGATGTTATTCAAACTGCAGTGTCTATGCCAGACAATGAAGTTTACACCCTTTTTGGTCCTAAATGTTAATCACTTATCAAATGCCAAAAACGTTAATCAATCTTCTTTGtcaattttattattctaaTTAATCGATCATAATGGGCCATCACTTTTCTTGTGTGGGTGGTTTACATATTTTGAAGGGATTCTATCAAGACAAAGACGTTTTGTAGTGTACCACTTTTTTTTGTGGATGAAATATACTATCCTTGTCTAATATTACCACGAggagttttattttgttttattgaataataatgcattaaaatataGGGAGAACTTAGAACAGttttataatgaagtattttattttgatctCATTATATGTCACACGAATAGGTGTCATGATTTGGAATAAATTAGGTAATTGGGGTAATGTTGTTAGAGTGAAGTCGGGTTTAATTTTCAAACTACGACTCAAATCTTAACAGTTGGATTAAATTATAATCCTATGTTCAACAAGTGTATGATTCATTTATTTACATttacaaaaatattatttttgtagaCTATCTATGCTATACAAGAAAGTTAGCTGACCTTTTATTCCTAAATGTTAATCAGTTTTCTTGTATTATAAAATGCCAAAATTTTAATCAATCttatattgtaattttttaatatattcataatggccattcaacttttttataataatatggtAATTTAATCATagcattatttaaaaattgaaaaagatcAAAATCGAAGCCAGTTGTAGATGTTATAGGTATGCTCTCAAAGAGTTCAAGGGGggaatggaaaaaaaataactGAAGAAACATATATGGTGATATTTTTTCGAATTTAAAGACATAAAATGTGTGCTAACCTTTATTATCGTTCGAATATATATAAACAATGAATTAACCGTTATTATTTTTATCTGTTTACGTTAATTCTTTGAAGCATATATATGCAAACATAATCTTTTTCATATTATTATCGGCTCGCCCTCACTTCCTAGATTTGAGACTTGAATACTACTTTTGTCCACTGAAAATTGTTTTGATAGTGGACAATATGAGTAATTTTACTGCAAATAAAATTGCTTaagtaaaaaagaagaaaattaatTGAGAAATTATTAATACAAAATAGAAATCATTATTACAAAGAGaaatttactataaataaatagagagtaaTTTTAGTAGACAaatcaaaatagaataataaggccatccgcaacgttatctcttaaccgtctcatctcttaactattcatgggccccagtatacttttcacttcatctcttaactaagagacagaacctgcaacctaggggtgggaaattataccgaaataccgtaataccggacttaccataccgaaaaaataccgaaaataccgatttttcggtataccgcagtttccggtacgatatgataccgtaccgcagtgtttcggtacggtaacggtatcaatttttctataccgcggtataccgcggtatatcgaatccacggtataccggtataccacggtataccgaaacttcggtatataccgaatccacggtataccggtataccgtggtataccaaatattcggtatataccgaagattcggtataccgtggtataccggtataccgatagattattattattatatatatatatatattaatattaaatatgttgtaatatatatattacatttatatatatattataaaaaaaaaattaatacatcaattaatacaataaaattaaacattcaaatgataatttattcaaacaaattcaaaattaacctgaattatttttttatcaactcatcctattaaatataataaacacaatagcacataacaccgaaagaagattggaaatacgatatcaggaatatgtttcaacagagcacatttgaaagaatttgtattaactcacatgatttagtatatgattctttgtgtaatgtcatattccaaatatacaaagtaattaaaatttttgttttattcttcgtcccacttcataaaatgtcaattaaaaatatgtgcagctgaaaatgaatcaaatcgtttaattagtgtttaattcattgtatgttatcttattttatatactacttaaattgaaggatgaataaataggatactgatcagtcattcttaattcttaaagagaaataaatgtccaatttaaattactaactagtgtcacgcccgtgcgatgcacgggtcattttaatttcttcatatttatttcattttgcgaaataaaagttgtgaaatgataaacaaaagaatattcgacatcctcttactttggattatactttttcaatcacattaacctcacatagacacaagagtgtgtttaaatgctaccttttcttaaaaatgtcaatacgatcacattaaaatttcaacacatatttgtgttgacattttaataaactgtcttgacaattaaatatcagacttaaaattaaaaagcattttaaatctgtgaaaatatgaattaaccgttgagttataactgtaggagcaagtttacgttgcaataatttaatattgcactggtgagacactttctagtcgagattcatttcattgcaatatagcgaCCCTATACACAAAAAACCCAaactttgaaacataaatcctaaacccttaactttaaaatatactcatcataaccaacaaatgagccaaattttgatatatgttgaattttagtattttcacattaaaaaaaatattatttgctagtattttaaaaatttattcaaatcaaatgaagaccgtgccttgttaatatttttgagaatttgtatgcatgtttataatgatagattgaaattaaagtctagggggaaaattgaatctttatttcattacacttgtaaatctatttggagattttatttataagaccaattattactactattggtctaaatagccaaaaataatcaataagtaccttcattttatcattaaccacgattatgggataaaattctgaatatatgtaatcaaaataatccataaatatatattaaaagatacttaaagatcaacatcatcggcaacaacaaatataatatgatacttgataacatgctaaccaaaatataaaattgaatagagtgatggacgaattaccgatagcaaaaaataatgaacaatcgagaaaccaattagtaaatgaacaaatcaagaaaccaattatttttcggtataccgttaccgttaccataccgttattacggtataccgtaccgtgtttcggtataccgttaaaaaaacggtataccgaaacacggtacggtataccgtaataacggtatggtaacggtatcaaaaaatatcataccgaatttccggtataccgaaatttcggtataccgaaaattcggtacggtatcggtattgaattttgtcataccgtactttccggtacggtatgcggtatggcacggtcggtacggtataccgtaccgacccacccctactGCAACCCtctatctcttatccgtctcttaatcatctcatcccttaactattcattcaatttcatttttttatttttatttccaacaaattcaattaataaaaacacacttcattaaataaaataaaattacaacttaaaattctttaaaaaaaacataattaaaaatcctaaaaaatgaaaaatacataatttaatttcttccgctcactctctctaaattcaaaatctcaaaactcaaagaagcagaagaaagatcttgtgcgtctaccggttgccaaattttgcccaaatgtgctccattaaatcatcttggagttgggcgtgggcggtagaatcacgtgtccttgcccgaatagacaacagatcttgtatagacggatgctctccactgcgaggcggactacttgcggtagagcttgcccgaataaaagagatgatttgagatgaaaattggagaggagatgtagatgatttgagaaaaatagatgtgtgtttgtgtgtgtaatgaggatgaaataggagtatttatagagtaaaaaaataaaaaataaataaaaaaaaggaaaaggaccgttgaccgtttttaatttttaaattttttttattaaattcattttttttaaaaaaaatgatttattgcgtcagcgtgacgaagcccactcgcgggccggcgagtgggcgtcactcATGGCGCCGGAGCACGCCACGTCGCgcgagcgcgtggcgagacagctatTGAATAACGAGTAGCTcagcgggctggggacgagacgggacgctgcaacgcgtcccgcgcccgtctcgtctcggagggacgagataagggacacccgcgagacgcgttgcgggtgccctaaacTATTCTCTTGGACATTATCATGCTAAATTTTCTTGTGTGGGAGGTTTACATAATTTTAAGAGAGGAAAATTAAATCAAGATAAAGACGTTTGTAGTGTATATACCACATTTTTGTGGACGAAAATATCCTTTTCTAATATGACAACGAGTAGTTTTATTGAATAATAATGCAGGGGAGAACTTAGTACAATTTAAAATGAatgattttctttttatcttagTAGTATTAAACATCACACGACTACGCGCATAGGTATAGTCATTCCAATAAATTAGGTATACAGACTCATCACACTTTAAAGTTGTTCTAGTGAAATATGGTCTAATTTTCAAACCCCATGTCAAATCACAGTTGGATTATAATTGCAACTTTTTCGTACTATTATTAAGGCAATTCGATTCAATCGTTAAGAACATAGAGGTATCTGCTTAATCAAATTAGCTCAGTCATAATATTGCTTAATCttggcattttcttttcttgaacCATGAAATCTCTCTCCATGCATGCTAATTTACACAAACATAATTTTACTAGTTTCATGGTTGGTTTTAGGAGGAAGGCTTATTGTATAGAATTTGACCGTTATAAATGTGATAGATGTTCTAGCGAAGCCAAAGTCACTTAATGTTAATGTGGGACAACATCAAGAAGGCTTCCCATGAGGTGCTCTACAAGAAAGTCGAGATAAGGGCATCGACAATACTCCACAGCATAGAGTTCTTCACTCATTAACAATTTAGGAGCACTATATTCACAAACACTATTAATTGTTTTTCCAtttctcattttaaaaaaatagaaaatcaacTTTTAAATCGAAATAATCGCAGGGGATGACTTGTACATAGCACGTGCCAAGCCATTGGTCGAGGCGAGAGCGTGACGTGCACGCCCACAACTTTACATGCAAAGCTGTGTTACACGTTATACCAGAGACTCTGCAATGTTTGTGTTACGATACATGCTATTTTTACAAGAAGgcaaaagagaagaagagggCTTTTGTTGAAGCACAAAGGGTCAAGATCCCACTTTGGTTTTGTGTgcttaattacttttttttaaaaatttacgTTCACGAGCCCCTTTGttttgtaataaataaatgtataaagTCCTCTCACAgttaatactacctccgtccctgaaagtttatctcatttttccattttcgtccgttcctgaaagtttgtctcatttcactttttatcattttttgtagtgacctcatattccactaattcattcctactcacattttataataaaattaatactatataaaagtacgatccacgttccactaactttttcaactcacttttcattacatttcttaaaacccgtgtcgggtCAAAGTGAGATAATATATAGAGGACGGAGGGTACTATActttatacattaaaatacacaattttattgatgatttaGTGCCATGATTTCCAATAAAAAGCTCTTACAAAACTAATAaccatatatatttatatattaatttgtcATTTCAAGATTATAGATTAGTTGGAGGAAATTACATCTCCAGCATTTCTTACAAGACAGAATCCTTCAAGCAGCATACAgccaaaaaacacaaaaaagaaTACACATATATCTGCTGAAATTCTAGAAGAAATTGCCATAGCAATCAGGTTGGCTCAGAAAGCTCATATCATTGTTTGCCGGAAAATCCAAAAGCAGCTGCAACGCCGACTCCGACGAGtcctcctcctccatctcaTTGCTGCTGCTGCACGATCCCGACCCCGCGCCTCCATCTCGTTCGCCCCCCAATTTGCCGCTCTTGTACTCGGACTCGGGCTCCACCTTCACGGTTGCCTCGGACAAGGTGCTGCACTTGGTGGACGAACAAGACGGGCTGCGCGTGCTTCCGGAAGTTTCCTTCCGGAAGGTCGCCCCGACCTCGGAGTTCCAGAGGCGCAGGAAGAAGTCCCCCTCTGGAGCTCCTGGGCCCGGCCTCGGGGGATTCAGGAGGAGCGAGGACTCCTTGGAGAGGCGCGCCTCCGCCTCGAGGCGCGCGGTCTCCCACTGCGCCATGTGGCGTGTCGAGGCGAGAGACGGCTCGCCGATCTTGAGAAGACGCTTCTTCAGATGCGTGTTCCATAGGTTCTTGATCTCGTTGTCTGTCCTGCCCGCGAGCTGGGACGCGATCGCGGCCCACCTGTAATCAATCATTCATATCATAAATAATTCATCGaattatcatatcatatcatatcatatcgGACCTGTTTCCGAGAATGCCGTGTAACTGAATGACGAGCTTCTCCTCCTCCGGAGTGAAGGGGCCTCGTTTGATGTCCGGCCTCAGATAATTGGTCCACCGCAGGCGGCAGCTCTTTCCGCAACGGAGAAGGCCTGTGTTTGGATTTGTTAAACGAATCAAAACGACACCAAGATTTAACGTGGAAAATCCCAAATCGGACACAAAAAAACCCTAATTGGGCAAACATAGTAACACAcacaagaaggatatttcacaaATTAACCGAAGAGATTGAGATTGATTGATAAAAAAGTAAATTGAGGAAATTAAACCTGCAAGCTTGGGGAGAGATCTCCAACTTCCTTGGCCATGTTTGTTGATATATTCCACCAATTTGTCATCTTCCTCAGGAGTCCATGGCCCCTTTTTCAACCCCTTCTTATCACAACATGGAGCCCTTCCCATTAAGACCAGAGAGATagactttaattatgtcttAAATAATCAATTATAAATGCACACTCTCACACCAATAATAAAAACACAAGACTTGAATTGAATCTATTGCAATTTAATCAAACAAAAGTGAAAAAAGATCAAGAAAGATCCTTCTTGAAGCTTCAATCACACACACACGAGATTTGTGCTAAACCACTATCTCTGGAGAGAGGGGGGGAGAGGTGTTTATTATGTAAGGAAAGGAGAAATGGAGTGTTTGAATgttgaaaaataataaatgcGAAAAGACAATTCAGAGTACTTTTTCGCAGCTGGGGCCTGGGATAAATGGAGGGCTTTGAACGCTCGCACTCACACTGATATATAGAATTACAGAGAAGTAAATGGATGCCAcactaaaaataattattttagtatttttttagcCAAATATAGAGGGCAGGATAATTGGATTGAATTGAATGTTGCCGTAGACGAAATAAATTCTTATGTTTATTGCTTTCCCTTCTTCTCAGGTTATGCACACTGACTTCATTTGCTCCCACATATTCGGCTCTCTATCTCattaaacataaataattagacttgtgtttaattcatttcaacATTCAATTTTCGAATTTCATgtttgtagtagtagtagttcaGCCTTTgaattgatttttaattaattcaatttttcattttagggttTGGGCCTCatataagtagtccaaaaattgtTTGATTGGtcagttttaatttaaattttcaaataattaggGTTTCGTAATTCATCGAATCATTGAGTTGGTAGTTATACATCATATCGAGACTTAATTCAATAAACGTCCCAACCCCGAAGAATATACTCGAAAATAGGAGTCATATTTGTTGAGAATTATAGGGTCAAACTAGGGTTTTTGGGTGTGTTTCAATCTAAAATAGatcatatctatatatataactCTAAAACAAATCCTTTTGACCATTCTAATTGTTACATATACAAATCACCAGACACATAAATAGAGCATATTTAAGAGGAGGGGTGTGTAAATGTTTTTGGAGATAAATGCTTGAATTGCGCCAAGAAATTAAAGTGTAAATCAAGTGTCTCCATTCAATGTTCTGGTGAGTGAAGTGAGTAGTAAATGCAAGATACTAGAAAAGATCACCAACGGAGAGAGGGATTTAGAGATTTACCAAACAAGAAGATGAGATGGGATGCATTGAAGGTGGTGGAAAGCATTTAATGGAGGTTGCATTGAATGTGAGTACTCTCTGTACAACTATACATGCACATGCATATGCAAATGcaaatatatatgtgtgtgtgttagtGTGTGGGGCAATGTTTTACAAAACCAGACCGGACCAGCCGGTTCAACTGCAAAACGGTAggcagtccggtccggtttACCCCTATAAACCGCCAACATGTTAAACTGCTGCTGACCGGCGAAACAGACCGGTCAAACCGGAAATCGGTTTTTTACTTTacaaaataatttttcaaaatttattgttGGCAAGACTTGAACCCCATGACCTCTTCTCTATATACCAACACTTTCACTACTCCACCATACGACCATTATGAAATAATATGAACATTAATTATTCTTAtacactaaaaatgatattttttatccacataaaataataattcattttaattttatattcttttaagaaattattaattataatatatattttaattatgctttaATAATCACTAGATTtttacaatatatgagtttgtaattacacataaatttaatatgttttatatgtaaatataatttattattacttaatattatatattaatatttttcttgtactatatactccctccgttccatagtagttgagtcattttgtcattttggtacattccatagtagtagagtcatttccctttttagtaaaaattaacacatttcttctcatttactttactctctcttactttattctctcttcatctctctactttcttaatctccgtgccgaaaagaaatgcccccactactatggaatggagggagtattaaatttatatacactaaccattaattttaatatttttacataaaataactaattattcatgtttaattattgcataatataatattatttcgtTCAATACACTTTTTTTAGTTACAATgaaatttatctatttatacataaaatattaaactttttttatctacaataactaatgaatcatatatttaattttatttacctacaaaaatatttatgaaatttagtcatttactactaaattttaatatttatattacaaCTAAAATATAAGGTTAGTAtttttgatatattattaattatatataaattcaatatattttgtatattgtatacttaattatatgtatttgcaacagtaaaatggttcgaccagtgattgaaccggttggaccggttgaaccatGAACCAGTAGCTTCGTCGGTTCGCCGACCGATCCGGTTTTAAAAACATTGGTGTGGGCCTatggggagagagagaagggtaTATATGTAATTGCAATAATGGAGGAGACAGAGATTTATGCAGCATGAGCATGAGAGAGAGTACGGATCCCCTGCTGGAAATGCAATAAACGGACatccctttttcttgtgatttgTCTTAAATTGAAACactcacactctctctctcattgcTTTGAAGTTTGAAAAGTCAATTCATGTTCACTGCCTGATTTTTCGGATTGATTTTCCACAACGTGTCTTATCTCAGAagttgagagagaaagaggagctTAGGCCATCCataacgctgttcctataccgttcctaaacagTTCCTTAAACTATTATTTGCggccccactatacttttttactccattccttaactaaggaacggaacttGTAACCCTTcattccttaaccgttccttaaccgttcattaaattactattcattcaattttattttttttttatttccaactcaattcaattaaaaacacactttaataaaaaaacaaacacactttattaaaaaacacacaacattaaaacaaagttacaacttaaacttaaaaaaataaaaagcacacacttaaaatcctaaaaaaataaaagtacacaattttaataatttcatccgccaaagtttgcccaaatatgctcaattagatcctgttggagttgggtgtgggcgctagagtcgcgtgtccttgcacgaatagataaccgttcttgtatagacggatgcgctccacttcgaggcggactacttgcggttgagcttccgggggattcggggtcgaaccaatttcccgcctcggatccttcgtcttggacaatcatgttgtgcagattatgcacgtatacatgatgtcgaccatgttctccatgaaccacgtacgagccggggctttgatgatgttgaagcgcgcttggagaacctcGAACggcctctccacatccttgcgagcagcctcctgcttctgcgcaaaaagagcctgctttgggttcgcagacccattgcacgtcttcacgaaggtaggccacttcgggtagatgccatcggcgagatagtaccccattttataaagccggttgttggcgacgaagttgatggccggtgctttaccatccaaaacttcggtcaagaggtcggactggtggagcacgtttacgtcgttgttcgacccggggaccccgaagtacgcgtgccagatccaaaggcggtagtcggcaacggcctcgagtataacggttgggtgagtgcctttgtggccgctcgtgtggACACCTTCCAcaccaccgggcaattcttccattgccagtgcatgcaatcgacgctgtcgagcatcccggggaatccgtgcactgtttcgtgaaggtcgagcaggaactgacaatcggtcgtgcttggccgccagagaaattcatcggtgaaggctgcccggacgcctttgcagaatttgagcaagcacattcgcccagtgctgtctccgatgtggaggtattcgtcgaacatgtcggtcgtttgtccagtcgcaagctggcggattgctgcagtacatttctgcagcgtcgtgtggctgggacggccgaccgcgtcgaacccttcctggaagaagtcttcccgggct
This sequence is a window from Salvia splendens isolate huo1 chromosome 14, SspV2, whole genome shotgun sequence. Protein-coding genes within it:
- the LOC121766057 gene encoding transcription factor MYB17-like, giving the protein MGRAPCCDKKGLKKGPWTPEEDDKLVEYINKHGQGSWRSLPKLAGLLRCGKSCRLRWTNYLRPDIKRGPFTPEEEKLVIQLHGILGNRWAAIASQLAGRTDNEIKNLWNTHLKKRLLKIGEPSLASTRHMAQWETARLEAEARLSKESSLLLNPPRPGPGAPEGDFFLRLWNSEVGATFRKETSGSTRSPSCSSTKCSTLSEATVKVEPESEYKSGKLGGERDGGAGSGSCSSSNEMEEEDSSESALQLLLDFPANNDMSFLSQPDCYGNFF